A stretch of the Arthrobacter sp. PAMC 25486 genome encodes the following:
- the aceA gene encoding isocitrate lyase, producing MTAAFEPAKTPEQIRTEAVAALELEWAANPRWEGVERSFSAADVIQLRGRVNEEHTLARRGSEKLWNQLTSAAPGGYTNALGALTGNQAVQQVKAGLKAIYLSGWQVAADANSNGNTYPDQSLYPVDSVPKVVRRINNALLRSDQIEFSEGLQTVEDWLVPIVADAEAGFGGPLNAYELMKSMITSGAAGVHWEDQLASEKKCGHLGGKVLIPTAQHVRTLNAARLAADVAGVPSVIIARTDAEAATLITSDVDERDQPFLTGERTAEGFYHVKNGLEPSIARARAYAPHSDLIWMETGTPDLEHAKKFAEGVKSEFPDQMLAYNCSPSFNWKKHLDDATIAKFQRELGAMGYTFQFITLAGFHSLNYSMFDLAHGYARNGMSSYVELQEREFDSESRGYTATKHQREVGTGYFDLVATALNPNSGTLALAGSTEAQQFH from the coding sequence ATGACTGCAGCATTTGAGCCCGCAAAGACGCCGGAACAGATTCGCACCGAAGCCGTTGCCGCCCTCGAACTCGAGTGGGCTGCCAACCCCCGCTGGGAAGGTGTGGAACGTTCCTTCAGTGCAGCAGACGTCATTCAGCTCCGGGGCCGGGTCAATGAGGAACACACCCTGGCCCGCCGCGGCTCCGAAAAGCTCTGGAACCAGCTGACCAGTGCGGCACCGGGCGGCTACACCAACGCACTGGGCGCACTCACCGGCAACCAAGCTGTCCAGCAGGTCAAGGCCGGCTTGAAAGCCATCTACCTCTCCGGCTGGCAGGTTGCCGCGGACGCCAACTCCAATGGCAACACCTACCCGGACCAGTCGCTCTACCCCGTTGACTCGGTCCCCAAGGTGGTCCGCCGCATCAACAACGCCCTCCTGCGCTCGGACCAGATTGAATTCTCCGAAGGCCTGCAAACCGTTGAGGACTGGCTGGTCCCGATCGTGGCCGACGCCGAGGCAGGCTTTGGCGGCCCGCTCAACGCCTACGAGCTCATGAAGTCCATGATCACCTCCGGCGCAGCCGGTGTGCACTGGGAAGATCAGCTTGCCAGCGAGAAGAAGTGCGGGCACCTGGGCGGCAAGGTCTTGATCCCCACGGCCCAGCATGTCCGTACGTTGAACGCGGCAAGGCTCGCGGCCGACGTCGCCGGCGTCCCCTCGGTGATCATTGCCCGCACCGACGCCGAGGCAGCCACCCTGATCACCTCGGATGTGGATGAGCGCGATCAGCCGTTCCTCACCGGCGAGCGCACGGCCGAAGGTTTCTATCACGTCAAGAACGGGTTGGAGCCTTCCATTGCCAGGGCCCGCGCCTATGCACCCCACTCAGACCTCATCTGGATGGAGACCGGAACACCTGACCTGGAGCACGCTAAAAAGTTTGCCGAAGGCGTCAAGTCCGAGTTCCCCGACCAGATGCTCGCCTACAACTGCTCACCGTCGTTCAACTGGAAAAAGCACCTGGACGACGCAACGATCGCCAAGTTCCAACGAGAGCTTGGCGCCATGGGATACACCTTCCAGTTCATCACCCTGGCTGGTTTCCACTCCCTGAACTACTCGATGTTTGATCTTGCCCATGGCTACGCCCGCAACGGCATGAGTTCCTACGTCGAACTGCAGGAGCGTGAATTCGACTCCGAATCCCGCGGCTACACCGCAACCAAGCACCAGCGCGAAGTAGGCACCGGCTACTTCGACCTGGTGGCGACCGCCCTGAACCCAAACAGCGGCACCCTCGCACTGGCCGGCTCCACAGAAGCCCAGCAGTTCCACTAG